The Pandoraea apista genomic interval TGATCGATGGCGAGTGGCCGGCGATCAGCCGCGGATTCGAGCAATGGTTGTCGCCTGAGAACTTCGACGCGCAGGGGCGGCATCGTGCCGGTCTGGCGGCATTGATTTCGGCGGCGAAGGCGTGAGTGACGGGTAGGGCCAGGGCCGTTCCGCTGGTGGCGGCATTGCGGCGGAAAGCAAAACGGCCCGCCGGGGGAATCCTCCGGCGGGCCGTTTTGTCATGGGAAGTCGGTGCTGTCGAACCGATCAGCCCGGGAAGAACGCGTACTTCAGTACGAAGAGGACAGCGATCACCCAGGCGGCCGGGTGAACTTCCTTCGCGCGGCCCGTGAACAGCTTGAGCACGGCGTACGAGATGAAGCCGAAGGCCAGACCCGTGGCGATCGAGTACGTGAACGGCATTGCCAGTGCGGTCAGCGCGGCCGGCGTGGCTTCCGTAATGTCGTCCCACTCGACGTCGAGCAATTCGCGCAGCATCAGACCGGCCACATACAGCAGCGCCGGTGCGGCAGCGTAGGCGGGTACCGAACCGGCCAGCGGCGCGATGAACAGCGCGAGGATGAAGAGCACGGCGATCGTGAGGGCGGTGAGGCCCGTGCGGCCGCCGGCTTGAACACCGGAGGCGCTTTCCACGTAGGCCGTCGTGCTGCTCGTGCCCAGCAGCGAGCCGATGAAAATTGCGATCGAATCGGCGAACAGCGCGCGTCCCAGCCCCTTGTAGTGCGTACCTTCGAGCAGGCCGGCGCGTTTCGCCACGCCCATCAGCGTGCCCGTTGCGTCGAACACTTCCACCAGCACGAACGCCAGAATCACGTGAACGAAACCAGCGTGCAGGGCGCCCGGGATATCGAGTTGGAGGAACGTCGGCGCCAGACTCGGCGGCATGGCGAAGACACCCTGGAACTGGTTCAGACCCAGCACCATCGAGAGTACCGTGACCGCCAGAATGCCGATCAGGATTGCGCCACGTACGCGCAGGGCGTCGAGCACCGCGATCAGGAAGAAGCCGAAGATCGCGAGCAAGGCTTGCGGCGAGTGGAGGTCGCCCAGACCGATTTTCGTCGCCGGGTTCGCCACGACCACGCCGGCGTTACCGAGTGCGATGATCGCGAGGAACAGCCCGATACCGGCCGCAATCGCACATCGCAGCGATTTGGGTACCCCGGCAATCAGCCATGAGCGTACGCCTGTGACCGTCAGGATGATGAACAGGCATCCGGAAATAAACACTGCCCCCAGTGCCTGTTGCCATGTGTAGCCCATGGCGCCCACGACCGTAAAGGCGAAGAAGGCGTTCAGCCCCATGCCCGGCGCCATGCCGATCGGGTAGTTCGCGACGAATGCCATTACCACCGAGCCGATGGCAGCGGCAAGACACGTCGCCACGAACACGGCGCTCTTGTCCATGCCGGTCGTGCCGAGGATATTGGGGTTGACGAAAATGATGTAGGACATGGTGAGGAAGGTCGTGAGACCTGCCACCATCTCTGTCCTGACATTGGAGCCATGCTCCTCGAGTTTGAAGAATTTGGTCAGCAACGTGCTCTCCTTGTGACTTTGTTATGCCGTTGTCCGTGTG includes:
- a CDS encoding NCS2 family permease produces the protein MLTKFFKLEEHGSNVRTEMVAGLTTFLTMSYIIFVNPNILGTTGMDKSAVFVATCLAAAIGSVVMAFVANYPIGMAPGMGLNAFFAFTVVGAMGYTWQQALGAVFISGCLFIILTVTGVRSWLIAGVPKSLRCAIAAGIGLFLAIIALGNAGVVVANPATKIGLGDLHSPQALLAIFGFFLIAVLDALRVRGAILIGILAVTVLSMVLGLNQFQGVFAMPPSLAPTFLQLDIPGALHAGFVHVILAFVLVEVFDATGTLMGVAKRAGLLEGTHYKGLGRALFADSIAIFIGSLLGTSSTTAYVESASGVQAGGRTGLTALTIAVLFILALFIAPLAGSVPAYAAAPALLYVAGLMLRELLDVEWDDITEATPAALTALAMPFTYSIATGLAFGFISYAVLKLFTGRAKEVHPAAWVIAVLFVLKYAFFPG